One stretch of Pradoshia sp. D12 DNA includes these proteins:
- a CDS encoding DNA topoisomerase III, with translation MAKSVVIAEKPSVARDIANVLKCTKKGNGFFEGNKYIVTWALGHLVTLADPEAYDNKYKTWNLEDLPMLPERMKLVVIKQTGKQFNAVKAQLIRSDVNEIIVATDAGREGELVARWIIDKAKVNKPIKRLWISSVTDKAIKDGFNNLKPGKSYENLYASAVARSEADWYIGLNASRALTTKFNAQLNCGRVQTPTVAMVAAREDEIKNFKPQTYYGIEAQADGLKLTWQDVNGNSRSFNKEKIDAIVKSLGYKDANVVSIERKAKKNFSPALYDLTELQRDANKIFGYSAKETLNIMQKLYEQHKVLTYPRTDSRYISSDIVSTIPERLKAIGGNEYRKLVTKIINRPIKATKAFVDDSKVSDHHAIIPTEGFVNYAAFNDKERKIYDLVVKRFLAVLFPAHEFEQLTVHAKIGPESFIARGKTVIQPGWKEVYNNRFEEEESGDEVKEQLLPKINKGDKLAITIISQTSGQTKPPARFTEATLLSAMENPTKYMETKDKKLVDTIKITGGLGTVATRADIIDKLFNSFLIEKRGGKDIYITSKGRQLLNLVPEELKSPTTTAEWEQKLELIAKGKMKKAVFINEMKEHTKEIVAEIKASNKKYKHDNISTKSCPECGKPMLEVNGKKGKMLVCQDRECGHRKNVSRVTNARCPQCKKKMELRGEGQGQIFTCKCGYREKLSAFEERRKKESGGKVDKRTVQKYLKQQEKETEPINNPFADLLKGMKFD, from the coding sequence ATGGCAAAAAGTGTAGTCATTGCTGAAAAACCTTCCGTTGCCCGTGATATTGCGAATGTACTGAAATGTACAAAGAAGGGCAATGGATTTTTCGAAGGAAACAAATATATAGTTACTTGGGCATTAGGGCATTTAGTTACTTTAGCTGATCCTGAAGCTTATGATAATAAATATAAAACATGGAATCTAGAAGATCTTCCTATGCTTCCAGAACGTATGAAATTAGTTGTCATTAAACAAACTGGAAAACAGTTTAATGCTGTAAAAGCACAATTAATTCGCAGTGATGTGAATGAAATAATTGTGGCTACTGATGCGGGAAGGGAAGGAGAATTAGTTGCACGTTGGATTATTGATAAAGCAAAAGTCAATAAGCCAATCAAGCGCCTATGGATATCTTCTGTAACAGATAAAGCGATAAAAGACGGATTTAATAACTTAAAACCTGGTAAATCGTATGAAAATTTATATGCTTCCGCAGTAGCACGCTCAGAAGCAGACTGGTATATCGGTTTAAATGCAAGTCGTGCATTAACAACTAAATTTAATGCACAATTAAATTGTGGTCGCGTCCAAACACCAACAGTTGCTATGGTAGCGGCACGTGAAGATGAAATCAAAAACTTTAAACCGCAAACTTATTATGGTATTGAAGCGCAAGCTGATGGGCTTAAATTAACATGGCAAGATGTGAATGGTAATAGCCGCAGCTTTAATAAAGAAAAAATAGATGCAATTGTTAAATCGCTTGGATATAAAGATGCGAATGTAGTTTCTATTGAACGCAAAGCAAAGAAAAACTTTTCACCTGCCTTATATGATTTAACAGAACTTCAACGTGATGCTAATAAGATCTTTGGCTATTCAGCTAAAGAAACACTGAATATTATGCAGAAACTATATGAACAACATAAAGTACTAACATATCCACGTACTGATTCACGCTATATATCATCTGATATTGTCAGCACCATTCCAGAGCGCTTAAAGGCAATCGGCGGTAATGAGTATCGTAAGTTAGTAACTAAGATTATAAATAGGCCTATTAAGGCGACGAAGGCCTTTGTTGACGACAGTAAAGTCAGCGACCACCATGCCATCATTCCAACGGAAGGCTTCGTTAATTATGCTGCCTTTAATGATAAGGAACGTAAAATTTATGATTTGGTCGTGAAGCGGTTTCTCGCTGTTCTATTTCCGGCCCATGAATTCGAGCAATTAACAGTCCATGCGAAGATTGGCCCAGAGTCCTTTATCGCCCGTGGTAAAACAGTGATTCAGCCAGGCTGGAAGGAAGTCTATAACAATCGTTTTGAGGAAGAGGAATCTGGCGATGAGGTGAAGGAACAGTTACTTCCGAAAATCAATAAGGGTGACAAATTAGCAATTACGATAATATCGCAAACTTCAGGTCAAACTAAGCCACCTGCGCGTTTTACAGAGGCTACTTTACTGTCAGCGATGGAAAACCCTACGAAGTACATGGAAACAAAAGATAAAAAGCTTGTAGATACGATAAAGATAACTGGCGGGCTTGGTACAGTTGCAACCCGTGCAGATATTATAGATAAATTATTCAATTCATTCTTAATCGAAAAACGTGGTGGAAAAGATATATATATTACTTCTAAAGGACGCCAGTTACTTAATTTAGTACCGGAAGAATTGAAGTCGCCAACTACAACAGCAGAGTGGGAACAAAAACTTGAGCTAATCGCTAAAGGGAAAATGAAAAAGGCTGTGTTCATTAATGAGATGAAAGAGCATACAAAAGAAATTGTGGCAGAAATTAAAGCCAGCAATAAAAAGTATAAGCACGACAATATCTCCACAAAATCCTGCCCAGAATGCGGGAAACCAATGTTAGAAGTAAACGGAAAGAAAGGCAAAATGCTTGTCTGCCAAGATCGCGAATGTGGTCATAGAAAGAACGTGTCACGTGTCACTAATGCACGATGCCCTCAATGCAAAAAGAAAATGGAACTCCGTGGCGAAGGTCAGGGACAAATATTTACCTGTAAATGTGGATACCGTGAAAAATTATCTGCTTTTGAAGAGAGACGTAAAAAAGAGTCTGGCGGAAAAGTGGATAAACGAACTGTACAAAAGTACCTGAAACAGCAAGAAAAGGAAACGGAGCCTATCAACAATCCATTTGCTGATTTATTAAAAGGAATGAAATTTGACTAG
- the mnhG gene encoding monovalent cation/H(+) antiporter subunit G — translation MNVEMISEWIAAVCILTGTILTLLSGVGLIRLPDVYTRSHAASKSTTLGVLFILLGAFLFFLIGEGYVSIRLLLGIFFVFLTAPVAGHIICRAAYRSNVKLTDRTVRDDLKKLLKSK, via the coding sequence TTGAACGTGGAAATGATAAGTGAGTGGATTGCTGCTGTCTGTATTCTTACGGGGACAATCTTAACGCTTCTAAGTGGTGTTGGGCTGATTAGGCTTCCGGATGTTTATACACGATCACATGCAGCTTCAAAAAGTACAACACTTGGAGTACTATTCATCCTTCTGGGAGCATTTCTGTTTTTTTTAATTGGTGAAGGATATGTTAGTATACGGCTGCTTCTCGGAATATTCTTTGTATTCCTGACTGCTCCGGTAGCAGGCCATATCATCTGCCGGGCAGCTTATCGCTCAAACGTAAAACTTACCGACCGTACAGTCCGTGATGATTTGAAGAAATTATTGAAGTCTAAATGA
- a CDS encoding Na(+)/H(+) antiporter subunit F1: MFEKAMTVALFILTLSILISIYRLYKGPSMPDRVMALDSIGIHLISGVAIFSVLFKSHAFLDIILLLGILSFIGTIAFARFIERGVVIERGNDK, encoded by the coding sequence ATGTTTGAAAAAGCCATGACTGTAGCGCTATTCATTTTAACGTTATCCATTCTCATTTCCATCTATCGCCTCTATAAAGGTCCATCCATGCCAGACAGGGTTATGGCACTGGATTCAATTGGAATCCACTTAATTTCAGGTGTGGCTATTTTTTCTGTACTGTTCAAATCCCATGCCTTCTTGGACATCATATTGTTGTTAGGGATCCTTTCTTTTATCGGGACTATCGCGTTTGCGAGATTCATAGAAAGGGGTGTGGTCATTGAACGTGGAAATGATAAGTGA